ATTTGTGGCGTGTGACGTTTGCGAACTACCGTTTACTGATAATTCGTTCGACGCGGTCAGCTGTCGTTTTGGTTTTATGTTTTTCCCCGATATGCTGCTGGCTGCCAAGGAAATAGCCAGGGTATTGAAGCCCGGCGGAAGGGTTGCCACAGCGGTATGGAATGTGCCGGACAAGAATTTCTGGGTTACGGCGATCATGGGAGCGATCAGCCGTAATATGGAATTGCCAGCTCCGCAGCCGGGAGCGCCGGGCATGTTCAGGTGCGCCAAGGAAGGCCTGATAGCAGAAATATTTGAACAAGCCGGGCTCAAAAATATCTCGGTGAAGGAAGTTGCCGGTACGTTGGATTGCAAAACTGTCGATACTTACTGGAATGCAATGACAGAAGTAGCGGCACCGGTTGTGGCTGCGCTGGACAAGGCGGACGAGGCGGGCTATGCGAAGATAAAATCAGAAGTCTTCGATTTGGTCAACCAGAAATTTCCTGATGGAAATGTACAGATTGATTCCAGCGCACTGGTTATCTATGGGGAGAAATAGGTACGTACGGCCACCAATGCCCCGACCTTTGATTTAACGTAAATTGGAGATGGTAACGTTAAGTTTATAATTTCTAAACACAACTTGCTTAATTTTGGAAAAATGAGGCAAAACCTGCCTGATATGACAGAAAGTTAATTACCAAAAGTGCCCATAATGTTCCGTTACGAAACTGCTCCAAAATTCAAAAAACCGGTATTCAAGAAACACCAGCCCGACGATTCAAATAAATTTCAGCCACTTCCCAAGCCGACAGGAAAGTACCCTTATCACTTAGATCTGGAAAGCATCAAACCGCTGCCGGATCAGCAGCGAATGGCTTTTCATATGATGGGCGACACGGGCAGCATCAGGCACGTGGATTTTCTGAAACTCGTTGTGACAGAGCTTGTTGAGCAGTATGCCGAAAAAGACGATTTGCAGTTTCTCTACCATTTGGGCGACATTGTTTACAACCACGGCGAAGCGCACGAGTACGAAAGACAGTTTTTTAAACCTTTTGAAAAATACCCGGCGCCCATTTTCGCCATTCCCGGCAATCACGACAGCGACGTAAATCCCGACAGCCGAAGACCTTACAAGAGCCTGGATGCATTTACGCGTGTTTTTTGCGATACGGAACGCAGGACAGTATCATTCAGCGGAGGTGCGGAGCGGCTGAGCATGGTGCAGCCGAATATCTTCTGGACATTGGTTACACCGCTTGCCAACATCATTGGCTTGTATAGTAATGTCACCAAATTCGGGGTAGTGACGGATGAGGAGCGCAGCTGGCTGATTGAAGAATTGCGCAGGGCGCAGCTGGAAAGGCCCGACAAAGCGATCATTGTTTGCCAGCACCACGCACCTTATTCGGCGGATATCAATCACGGGGCCAGCATCCCGATGATCACGTTTTTAGAAGGAGTTTTTGAAGAGACAGGCATTCGTCCCGACGCAGTTTTTAGCGGGCATGTTCATAATTATCAGCGTTTTACCAAGCATTATGAAGATGGAAAAACGCTGTCATACATCGTGGCAGGAAGTGGCGGCTATGATGAGCTACACCCCGTTGCGACGACGGACGACAGACGTTTTGACCCTAATAATGCATTGTTTGAAAATGTTGACCTCGAATATTTCTGCGACGATAAACACGGGTTTTTAAAGATCATTCTCGAAAAAAAGGATGGTAAGCTGAGCCTGACCGGCGAGTTCTACACCATTCCGCACGAAAAGAAGCCTGAACCTGGTATGACGGCAGTTTTGGCCGACCGGTTTGTCATTGAAATTTAAGGCAGTTTTGGGTCTGCGATAATGTCCTCCCAGCGATACAAATGGAATGTTTTGTTATCGCTCATGGCTACAAACAGACCTTTTCTGAAATCGTCATTGAGCGGTACTGACACCATGTCGGAGCCGTCGCTATGCGTGGCCGATACTTTTACTTTTTTGATCAATGCATGTTCATGCGGGTTGCCCGCGCTACCCTCACGTGGGAAAAGCTGAAAACTGTTAGCACCCTGATCTGAAACCAGCAGGTAACCCGTTGAATCAGAGCTTTGGTAGATCGATATGCCCTCATGATCTTCAGTAAAACCGGTGGTTGCGAAGAGTGCGAGTTCCTTGTTGCCTTTTTCAGGATTAGCATAGTATTTCCGCACACCTTTACCTTCGTCGGA
The genomic region above belongs to Dyadobacter pollutisoli and contains:
- a CDS encoding class I SAM-dependent methyltransferase gives rise to the protein MEQALEQIRDQQKQSWNKFSPGWKKWDDLFMDFLNPNGQEIIDSLHLRDTDVVLDIAAGTGEPGLTIASKVKKGKVVITDLAEEMLVVARENKERKGIDNVEFVACDVCELPFTDNSFDAVSCRFGFMFFPDMLLAAKEIARVLKPGGRVATAVWNVPDKNFWVTAIMGAISRNMELPAPQPGAPGMFRCAKEGLIAEIFEQAGLKNISVKEVAGTLDCKTVDTYWNAMTEVAAPVVAALDKADEAGYAKIKSEVFDLVNQKFPDGNVQIDSSALVIYGEK
- a CDS encoding metallophosphoesterase family protein; this encodes MFRYETAPKFKKPVFKKHQPDDSNKFQPLPKPTGKYPYHLDLESIKPLPDQQRMAFHMMGDTGSIRHVDFLKLVVTELVEQYAEKDDLQFLYHLGDIVYNHGEAHEYERQFFKPFEKYPAPIFAIPGNHDSDVNPDSRRPYKSLDAFTRVFCDTERRTVSFSGGAERLSMVQPNIFWTLVTPLANIIGLYSNVTKFGVVTDEERSWLIEELRRAQLERPDKAIIVCQHHAPYSADINHGASIPMITFLEGVFEETGIRPDAVFSGHVHNYQRFTKHYEDGKTLSYIVAGSGGYDELHPVATTDDRRFDPNNALFENVDLEYFCDDKHGFLKIILEKKDGKLSLTGEFYTIPHEKKPEPGMTAVLADRFVIEI